A region of Paenibacillus sp. 37 DNA encodes the following proteins:
- a CDS encoding helix-turn-helix domain-containing protein, with the protein MEENDWIKQLEQLHFSAVHVCHYSSNPRAVQRRIWKRFAICRVIAGKGSLSMDNIVHTVSQDEWFLLKPGMHVEFQTDMEAPVRYQIILFSCVTLTRRRNAWHTEAFDLPVTGKLNVPSNTRDIQEMMDTLVSGKHSFTSLEKTRRKHLLHQLLIQLMMHVNEATPPVAGMDLALDYMTHQYMEDIRIDQMARMAGLSVNHFIRTFKRQINMTPIEYILKLRMTKAKQLLFSSDKIKEIAEQVGYKDEHYFSRVFKKNEGIAPTLYMKNKVNRIATLYYGLDDYVITLGLRPVSALSYGQRVARHVAIPALQAHSHQGVILDSFNQNYDDLRRVQPDLIITSDRLEPNDSLHRIAPTTMLEHTNHFGERLLYMADIMGRTEQAVQWIEQHAELSRVLRGRIQSRWGKQSAMFIRVTSHFYRMYGLNNQTGALLYDDLGFYLPRDFPEQQWAVESKVSDLQLYEVDHVFVMVDPTEEARAQLRQLQQSSAWLALKAVQEGHVYNAGDIFFKTLGPTGRMWAMRYVAEQLGVTLR; encoded by the coding sequence ATGGAGGAAAATGATTGGATCAAACAACTGGAGCAACTACATTTCTCTGCTGTCCACGTCTGCCATTACTCTAGCAATCCGCGGGCTGTTCAGCGTCGGATCTGGAAAAGGTTCGCCATTTGCAGGGTCATCGCGGGCAAGGGATCTTTGTCTATGGATAACATTGTACATACGGTATCTCAAGACGAGTGGTTTTTGTTGAAGCCAGGAATGCATGTGGAGTTTCAGACGGATATGGAAGCACCTGTCCGATATCAGATCATTTTATTTTCCTGTGTTACACTTACCCGGCGTCGGAATGCTTGGCATACCGAGGCATTTGATCTCCCTGTGACGGGCAAGCTTAATGTTCCTTCCAATACACGTGATATTCAGGAGATGATGGATACCCTGGTGAGTGGAAAACACTCGTTTACGAGTCTGGAAAAGACGCGCAGGAAACATCTTTTGCATCAGTTGTTGATTCAGTTAATGATGCACGTGAATGAAGCAACACCCCCTGTAGCGGGGATGGATTTGGCACTTGATTATATGACGCATCAGTATATGGAAGACATTCGAATTGATCAGATGGCCCGCATGGCAGGGCTTAGTGTGAATCATTTTATAAGAACATTCAAACGACAAATAAATATGACCCCGATTGAATATATACTGAAGCTACGTATGACAAAGGCCAAACAGTTGTTATTTTCTTCAGATAAAATCAAGGAAATTGCGGAGCAAGTGGGTTATAAGGACGAGCACTATTTCAGCAGAGTCTTTAAGAAAAACGAAGGAATCGCCCCAACGTTGTATATGAAAAATAAAGTGAATCGCATTGCCACCTTATATTACGGGTTGGACGATTATGTGATAACGCTCGGTTTGAGGCCAGTATCCGCTTTATCCTATGGTCAGAGGGTGGCTCGTCATGTTGCCATACCTGCGCTTCAAGCACACAGTCATCAGGGGGTTATCCTGGATAGCTTCAATCAGAACTATGATGATTTGAGGCGAGTCCAACCGGACCTGATCATTACGAGTGATCGTTTGGAACCAAATGACTCACTGCATCGTATCGCGCCTACCACCATGCTGGAGCACACCAACCATTTTGGGGAAAGACTTCTGTATATGGCGGACATTATGGGCCGCACCGAACAGGCTGTACAGTGGATAGAACAACATGCTGAACTGAGTCGGGTTCTTCGAGGGCGTATTCAATCGAGGTGGGGGAAACAGAGTGCCATGTTCATCCGAGTGACTTCTCATTTCTACCGAATGTATGGATTGAACAACCAGACAGGTGCCCTATTGTATGATGATCTGGGATTTTATTTGCCTCGTGATTTTCCGGAACAACAGTGGGCTGTAGAGAGTAAAGTTAGCGATTTGCAGTTATACGAAGTGGATCATGTGTTTGTAATGGTCGATCCCACAGAAGAGGCACGTGCTCAACTGAGGCAATTACAGCAATCCAGTGCATGGTTGGCATTAAAGGCTGTTCAAGAAGGCCATGTATATAATGCAGGAGATATTTTTTTCAAAACGCTGGGTCCCACCGGACGCATGTGGGCCATGCGATATGTGGCAGAGCAACTTGGGGTTACCTTACGGTGA
- a CDS encoding ABC transporter substrate-binding protein yields the protein MVRQRAATMILLALLVLVLTACSKASEVTEATPPQQDTPVEESGTQTIEHLKGTAVVPQKIERMVVLSAAYIDHMLTIGEKPAGVNVEVRYGGDYLPYLADQLAGVPTVGSADSPNLEAILQIDPDVIVIESRTAESMYDQLEKIAPTIVLGTEWLDYADDTTYWTQDLLTIAGMYNKVDLAKEKIAEVEQQAKQLKAKIEQLDQKKLAYLRVREKTLQIYAAKGHPTNTLLYDDLGFVPTSVTPAEQREDLSMEKIADVDADFVILEIDPNADEYLNNINASSLWKGVPAVGADQVYTTDSFWLFKGWGAIGRSEIINEVEEMIQ from the coding sequence ATGGTAAGACAGAGAGCAGCAACGATGATACTGTTGGCCCTGCTTGTGCTCGTTCTGACGGCATGTAGCAAGGCATCAGAAGTAACGGAAGCAACGCCTCCGCAACAGGATACACCTGTGGAAGAGAGTGGTACGCAAACGATTGAGCATCTTAAAGGAACAGCGGTTGTACCGCAAAAGATAGAGCGTATGGTGGTATTATCTGCTGCTTACATCGATCACATGTTGACGATTGGTGAGAAACCAGCAGGCGTTAATGTAGAAGTTCGTTACGGAGGAGATTATTTGCCTTACCTTGCAGATCAGCTTGCCGGCGTTCCAACGGTAGGGTCGGCAGATAGTCCTAACCTGGAGGCTATCCTTCAGATTGATCCGGATGTCATCGTTATTGAGAGTCGAACTGCGGAGAGTATGTATGATCAGTTGGAGAAAATCGCTCCGACGATTGTACTTGGTACTGAATGGCTGGATTATGCTGATGATACAACCTATTGGACACAGGATCTGTTGACCATTGCCGGGATGTACAACAAAGTGGATCTGGCAAAAGAAAAGATAGCCGAGGTAGAGCAGCAAGCGAAGCAATTAAAAGCGAAGATCGAACAACTGGATCAAAAAAAGTTGGCTTATCTGCGTGTAAGAGAGAAGACCTTGCAAATATACGCGGCAAAAGGGCATCCAACCAACACACTTTTATATGATGATCTTGGATTTGTGCCAACGAGTGTGACACCTGCCGAACAACGTGAGGATTTATCCATGGAGAAAATAGCAGATGTGGATGCTGATTTTGTAATTCTGGAGATTGACCCGAATGCCGATGAGTATTTAAACAACATCAATGCAAGCTCACTCTGGAAGGGAGTACCGGCTGTTGGTGCAGATCAGGTCTATACGACAGACTCGTTCTGGTTGTTTAAGGGCTGGGGAGCGATTGGGCGAAGCGAGATTATCAACGAAGTTGAAGAGATGATTCAATAG
- a CDS encoding TetR/AcrR family transcriptional regulator, translating into MAKDTAASVNRRNDIISAAIDVFAEIGYYRATTAQVAERAQISQPYIFRFFKTKEALLLTAIEVSWTRVIDSFRIVVETATPDQLEHDLIEAYDKILESHKSEILLQMQAQTIREEVIRQAMQKGISDVRSMVLEAFTVAGIAEPLKRTMIFLAIGMLCNVSNALDMPELKER; encoded by the coding sequence ATGGCTAAAGATACAGCAGCGTCGGTTAACCGGCGAAATGATATTATCTCTGCAGCAATTGACGTCTTCGCGGAAATTGGCTATTATCGTGCGACTACAGCTCAGGTGGCTGAACGGGCACAGATCTCACAGCCGTATATATTTCGTTTTTTCAAAACAAAAGAAGCTTTATTATTAACTGCAATTGAGGTCTCATGGACACGGGTGATTGATTCGTTTCGAATTGTGGTTGAGACGGCGACGCCAGATCAGTTGGAACATGATCTAATTGAAGCCTACGATAAGATTCTGGAATCGCACAAGAGCGAAATCTTGCTTCAGATGCAGGCGCAAACGATCCGGGAGGAAGTCATTCGTCAGGCCATGCAAAAAGGCATTAGTGATGTACGAAGCATGGTATTGGAAGCTTTCACCGTTGCAGGAATTGCTGAACCGCTAAAAAGAACCATGATTTTTCTGGCAATCGGGATGTTGTGTAATGTATCTAATGCACTGGATATGCCGGAGCTGAAGGAGCGATAG
- a CDS encoding NAD-dependent epimerase/dehydratase family protein: MKRAIVIGATGGTGAAITEELIRRGIFTIAFGRSRQKLEQLAVKLGSPDHLQIAVGDAFRSDDIIAASLETDVMFHCANVPYNEMESRLIPLGESVMAAAEHLGLNVVVIDGIYPYGRRQMSEVTEEHPKQPHTRKGKTRLAYEQMLFSTRWSRAQVMIVRLPDYYGPSANQASYLGSTLEAIAKSKMAFFIGNMKVPREYIYLPDAAVMVVELASREMTYGQNWNIPGSGIISGHDIVRLAQKAAGRSKPVMALGKIGLSLIGLGVPVMKEIVEMLYLTEEPLILSRQKYEERIGPVVATSFEEGIALTIKELQGE; the protein is encoded by the coding sequence ATGAAAAGAGCTATTGTGATCGGAGCCACAGGTGGAACAGGTGCAGCAATTACGGAAGAATTGATTAGACGGGGTATTTTTACAATTGCATTTGGGCGATCCCGTCAAAAACTGGAGCAACTTGCGGTAAAGTTGGGATCTCCAGATCACCTGCAAATCGCAGTGGGAGATGCATTTCGGTCGGATGATATTATCGCTGCTTCCCTAGAAACGGATGTCATGTTTCATTGTGCGAATGTCCCGTATAACGAGATGGAAAGCAGGCTAATTCCGCTGGGCGAATCCGTGATGGCGGCGGCAGAACACTTGGGTCTTAACGTGGTTGTAATAGACGGAATTTACCCTTATGGTAGAAGACAAATGAGCGAGGTAACGGAAGAACATCCGAAGCAGCCACATACCCGAAAAGGCAAGACACGACTTGCCTATGAACAGATGTTATTCAGCACAAGATGGAGCAGAGCTCAGGTGATGATTGTTCGCTTGCCAGACTATTATGGCCCATCGGCTAATCAAGCTTCCTATCTGGGTTCAACCCTTGAAGCGATAGCAAAAAGTAAGATGGCTTTTTTTATCGGAAATATGAAGGTACCCAGAGAGTACATCTATTTACCGGATGCTGCAGTCATGGTGGTGGAGCTGGCTAGCAGAGAGATGACGTATGGACAGAATTGGAACATTCCTGGATCGGGGATCATCTCGGGTCATGACATCGTGCGATTGGCACAGAAGGCTGCGGGAAGAAGCAAACCTGTGATGGCGTTAGGAAAAATAGGGTTGTCGTTGATTGGACTAGGTGTACCCGTTATGAAAGAAATTGTAGAAATGTTATATCTGACCGAGGAACCCCTGATCTTGAGTAGACAGAAATATGAGGAACGGATTGGCCCGGTTGTGGCAACATCTTTTGAAGAAGGAATTGCGTTGACGATTAAGGAGTTGCAGGGGGAGTAG
- a CDS encoding collagen-like protein, translated as MRGFTGATGATGLTGDPGYPGIWGATSLIGRTRVTGTTGSTGITGATGATATTGATGATGLMGITGVTGSTGSTGKTGPTGEAGATGSTGSTGATGATGIGSTGITGTTGETGITGFGITGVTGATGNTGITGFTGSTGFTGATGPTGIGVMGLTGPTGETGLTGLTGSTGITGTTGATGETGAIGPTGLTGITGVTGETGVTGITGATGSTGIRGAIGLTGVTGTSGITGTTGVTGVTGFTGSTGSTGPAGASGSTGTTGVTGVTGTTGIMGATGATGETGVTGVAGTDGATGPTGATGSTGASGITGVTGTTGITGTTGIMGAAGVTGVTGETGLTGVTGPTGVTGLTGVTGITGVTGSTGITGTTGITGVTGTTGITGPTGASGITGITGETGITGETGSTGATGSTGALGITGPTGSTGDTGTTGPTGAIGLTGATGTTGATGLTGLTGVTGAIGGTGVTGITGATGTTGFTGVAGVTGVTGATGETGTTGTTGITGFTGITGATGETGITGDIGPTGVTGPTGATGVTGFTGDSGTIGMTGATGLTGITGITGVTGITGMTGITGETGLTGVTGATGLTGVTGTTGVTGATGVTGETGLTGGTGPTGITGITGTTGFTGVTGATGFTGTTGATGVTGFTGETGTTGITGETGLTGATGITGVTGETGFTGVTGTTGVTGVTGVTGTTGVTGLTGSTGESGSTGATGTTGVTGTTGVTGPTGATGETGITGFTGVTGGTGNTGATGATGATGEQGTTGITGATGITGETGITGVTGTTGVTGPTGATGETGITGFTGATGVTGITGATGVTGNTGITGETGVTGVTGPTGTTGVTGETGTTGITGVTGTTGVTGATGTTGETGITGETGSTGITGTTGVTGSTGATGATGITGETGITGVTGTTGVTGPTGATGETGITGFTGVTGFTGSTGATGVTGTTGVTGIAGTTGNTGVTGVTGVTGTTGITGATGATGETGPTGGTGTTGVTGTTGITGVTGIAGTTGSTGATGVTGVTGTAGITGATGPTGPTGANGITGATGVTSATGATGVTGTTGATGTTGITGVAGATGSTGATGVTGVTGTAGTTGITGTAGITGPTGPTGPTGANGITGATGVTSATGATGATGTTGATGITGATGATGETGATGPTGPNFATQGFSAFLATLSTATSTQLTNWTTTSPYYGNANFNATTGNYTVPVTGRYSIVATINYATTAAIALSLGAGVNPAFLVQRTSPTVTTLVSGLLPILNLAVTLLTIRAVLGSSSVTLAVEVALNAGDVIGLFYAANGLTITLNLGSGSTNGIVWSVHEIT; from the coding sequence ATGAGAGGATTCACTGGAGCAACAGGCGCTACTGGGTTAACCGGAGACCCTGGGTATCCCGGCATATGGGGAGCAACCAGTTTAATAGGACGGACCAGAGTAACTGGAACCACGGGAAGTACCGGAATAACTGGAGCCACTGGAGCCACAGCTACAACAGGTGCAACAGGAGCTACCGGACTAATGGGGATTACAGGTGTGACTGGATCTACAGGAAGCACAGGTAAGACCGGTCCAACGGGTGAGGCGGGAGCAACAGGATCTACAGGAAGCACCGGAGCTACAGGTGCAACTGGCATCGGATCGACTGGAATCACAGGAACAACCGGCGAAACTGGAATAACTGGATTTGGTATTACAGGCGTGACCGGTGCTACAGGAAATACTGGTATAACTGGCTTTACGGGCAGCACCGGATTTACAGGAGCAACTGGTCCAACTGGAATTGGTGTGATGGGACTAACTGGACCAACTGGTGAAACAGGACTAACCGGATTGACCGGCTCAACTGGCATTACCGGAACTACAGGTGCTACAGGGGAAACTGGCGCAATAGGACCGACAGGTTTGACCGGTATAACTGGTGTTACGGGTGAAACGGGAGTAACTGGCATAACTGGAGCCACAGGAAGCACCGGTATCAGAGGAGCTATTGGTCTAACGGGTGTTACAGGCACCAGCGGTATCACAGGTACGACAGGTGTGACGGGAGTAACTGGTTTTACGGGCTCAACCGGTTCGACTGGTCCTGCTGGGGCATCGGGAAGTACGGGTACCACAGGAGTAACTGGCGTAACTGGAACGACAGGTATTATGGGGGCGACCGGAGCCACTGGAGAGACGGGGGTGACCGGGGTTGCAGGTACGGATGGTGCCACGGGACCCACGGGAGCTACTGGAAGTACTGGTGCTTCAGGAATTACAGGCGTCACCGGGACTACAGGCATAACGGGTACAACTGGTATTATGGGTGCGGCTGGAGTAACAGGTGTCACTGGAGAAACGGGGTTAACTGGGGTCACCGGTCCGACTGGTGTGACGGGACTCACAGGAGTTACTGGGATTACTGGTGTTACAGGTTCAACTGGCATTACCGGAACCACGGGCATCACAGGTGTAACCGGAACTACAGGAATCACGGGCCCGACGGGTGCATCTGGAATTACTGGCATAACTGGTGAAACAGGAATTACTGGAGAAACAGGTAGCACAGGAGCAACGGGAAGTACTGGTGCTTTAGGAATTACAGGCCCTACCGGCTCAACTGGAGATACAGGAACGACGGGTCCAACAGGTGCAATAGGACTTACTGGCGCAACCGGGACGACTGGAGCGACAGGTCTAACTGGTCTCACGGGTGTAACCGGAGCCATTGGAGGGACTGGGGTAACCGGAATCACTGGTGCAACCGGAACGACAGGATTTACAGGTGTAGCAGGAGTAACGGGTGTCACTGGGGCTACTGGAGAAACAGGAACAACCGGCACGACAGGTATTACTGGATTTACTGGAATTACGGGTGCTACTGGAGAAACGGGCATAACAGGGGACATTGGTCCAACTGGTGTCACGGGTCCCACTGGTGCTACTGGGGTAACTGGATTTACGGGAGATTCAGGAACCATAGGAATGACAGGTGCAACTGGACTTACTGGGATCACGGGGATTACCGGAGTTACGGGCATAACAGGTATGACCGGTATAACGGGGGAAACGGGTCTAACGGGAGTCACCGGTGCAACTGGCTTAACTGGCGTTACGGGTACAACTGGTGTGACCGGAGCCACAGGCGTCACTGGAGAGACGGGTCTAACTGGGGGCACAGGTCCGACTGGAATTACTGGTATAACCGGTACCACAGGTTTCACCGGAGTTACAGGTGCTACAGGATTTACCGGTACTACTGGTGCGACCGGAGTAACTGGATTTACTGGAGAAACAGGAACCACGGGCATCACAGGGGAGACGGGTCTAACAGGAGCAACAGGGATAACCGGTGTCACTGGAGAGACGGGTTTTACGGGAGTCACAGGTACCACAGGAGTTACCGGCGTAACCGGAGTCACAGGTACAACTGGTGTTACAGGACTCACTGGATCTACTGGAGAATCGGGATCGACCGGGGCTACCGGCACGACCGGAGTCACAGGTACGACGGGTGTGACGGGGCCAACAGGTGCAACTGGCGAAACAGGAATTACTGGATTTACGGGAGTCACAGGGGGAACTGGAAATACGGGAGCAACAGGTGCCACTGGCGCGACTGGTGAACAGGGAACGACAGGCATAACCGGTGCCACGGGTATTACAGGAGAGACAGGGATAACCGGAGTCACAGGTACGACGGGTGTGACAGGGCCAACAGGTGCAACTGGCGAAACAGGAATTACTGGATTTACGGGTGCCACTGGCGTAACGGGAATCACAGGAGCAACGGGTGTTACAGGGAATACAGGTATCACAGGTGAGACTGGGGTAACTGGTGTTACAGGACCAACAGGTACCACAGGAGTTACCGGTGAAACAGGAACTACAGGCATAACTGGCGTTACGGGAACTACAGGAGTTACAGGTGCGACAGGAACCACTGGAGAAACTGGAATTACTGGAGAAACAGGTAGCACCGGCATCACGGGTACGACGGGTGTGACTGGTTCAACCGGTGCAACTGGTGCCACGGGTATTACAGGAGAGACAGGGATAACCGGGGTCACAGGTACGACAGGTGTGACAGGGCCAACAGGTGCAACTGGCGAAACAGGAATTACTGGATTTACAGGTGTAACTGGATTCACGGGGTCTACCGGAGCAACAGGTGTCACAGGAACTACGGGGGTCACCGGCATAGCCGGAACGACAGGAAACACGGGTGTGACCGGAGTTACAGGAGTTACAGGCACGACTGGAATTACGGGAGCCACTGGGGCTACTGGAGAAACAGGACCAACGGGAGGAACTGGTACTACAGGTGTAACGGGCACCACGGGAATAACGGGGGTCACCGGCATAGCCGGAACGACAGGAAGCACGGGTGCAACCGGAGTTACAGGAGTAACTGGAACAGCAGGTATTACAGGAGCAACTGGCCCGACAGGACCAACAGGGGCTAACGGAATCACTGGGGCAACCGGCGTAACGAGTGCAACAGGAGCAACAGGAGTAACTGGCACTACAGGTGCAACGGGCACCACGGGAATAACGGGAGTTGCAGGGGCCACAGGAAGCACGGGTGCAACCGGAGTTACAGGAGTAACCGGAACAGCAGGTACTACGGGGATAACTGGAACAGCAGGTATTACAGGTCCAACAGGCCCGACAGGACCAACTGGAGCTAACGGAATTACGGGTGCTACTGGTGTAACGAGTGCAACAGGAGCAACGGGAGCAACTGGCACTACGGGTGCAACAGGTATCACAGGGGCTACAGGTGCAACCGGGGAAACGGGGGCCACTGGGCCAACAGGGCCCAACTTTGCAACACAAGGGTTCTCGGCCTTCTTGGCTACACTTTCTACAGCAACGAGCACACAGTTAACCAACTGGACGACAACGAGTCCTTATTATGGTAACGCCAACTTCAACGCAACGACAGGTAATTATACGGTGCCAGTGACAGGAAGATACTCGATTGTGGCCACGATCAATTATGCAACGACTGCAGCGATTGCCCTATCCCTGGGTGCTGGGGTTAACCCAGCCTTTCTTGTCCAGAGAACCTCACCTACGGTTACAACACTCGTTAGTGGTTTGTTGCCGATCTTGAATTTAGCTGTTACATTGCTTACAATACGGGCAGTCTTGGGGAGCAGTTCAGTTACATTGGCAGTTGAGGTGGCATTGAATGCGGGAGATGTGATTGGACTGTTCTATGCTGCAAACGGGTTGACGATTACATTGAACCTGGGCAGTGGCTCCACCAATGGCATTGTGTGGTCTGTGCATGAGATCACCTAA
- a CDS encoding DUF896 domain-containing protein: MIPILGRINELSRKQRSSVGLTKAEKGEQQELRKQYLQAIRGQVLTTMLAVSVVDPLGHDVTPEKLTNEKMQRREQAGQ, from the coding sequence ATGATTCCTATTTTGGGACGCATTAATGAATTAAGTCGAAAACAACGCAGCAGCGTCGGACTGACGAAAGCAGAAAAAGGCGAGCAGCAAGAGCTTAGAAAACAATATTTACAGGCTATTCGAGGTCAGGTACTGACAACCATGTTGGCAGTATCCGTTGTGGACCCACTTGGTCATGATGTGACCCCCGAGAAATTAACCAATGAAAAAATGCAGCGCCGTGAACAGGCCGGCCAATAG
- a CDS encoding NAD(P)-binding domain-containing protein gives MSLEALNERVKNDLTYLSFGSANWVRPREHADGRVYDVVIVGGGQSGLGAAFGLLRERISNIVVIDENASGLEGPWETYARMVTLRTPKHLTSIDLGIPSLTFRSWWEAQVGPEGWEEVDKIPRGDWMNYLRWYREVLKLPVLNEVKLTLVEPMENGIHRLHVNKAGNQMDVILARKVVFATGIQGGGEWHVPSMIADRLPRDRYAHTSEAIDFDRLKGKRIAVLGGGASAFDNASYALATGVAEAHVFVRREQLPSINPIRQMEQSGMIERYHALPVADKYEVISHFFKFNQPPTNDTFNRAAAWPGFELHLNSPWLSVEATEQGAIVHTAKGAFTFDFLIISTGLLSDPALRPELKLVEPYIARWEDCYQAPPEHRNALLDAHPYLSSGFAMTSRSEQGEKPLHGLFVFNYSALASCGLSASAISGTKSAVPKLVTAIADQLFLDDREIILQQFYAYEEQEFTATWVKSGALAE, from the coding sequence ATGAGCCTGGAAGCTTTGAATGAACGTGTGAAGAATGATCTGACTTATTTGTCATTTGGTAGCGCGAACTGGGTACGTCCAAGAGAACATGCAGATGGTCGTGTTTATGATGTCGTCATTGTGGGTGGAGGCCAGAGTGGATTAGGGGCGGCATTTGGACTTCTTCGTGAACGGATCTCCAATATTGTCGTCATTGACGAGAATGCATCAGGGCTTGAGGGACCTTGGGAGACTTATGCACGTATGGTAACTTTGCGCACACCCAAGCATCTGACTTCCATCGATTTGGGTATACCCTCGTTAACCTTTCGCTCATGGTGGGAAGCACAGGTTGGGCCCGAAGGTTGGGAAGAGGTAGACAAGATCCCGCGTGGAGACTGGATGAATTATTTGCGCTGGTATCGGGAAGTATTGAAGCTGCCTGTGCTTAATGAGGTGAAATTGACGCTGGTTGAGCCTATGGAGAACGGAATACATCGACTTCATGTGAACAAGGCAGGAAATCAGATGGATGTTATACTTGCTCGCAAAGTCGTGTTTGCTACGGGAATACAAGGTGGTGGAGAGTGGCATGTGCCATCCATGATTGCCGATAGATTACCTCGGGATCGGTATGCCCATACGTCTGAAGCGATTGATTTTGATCGGTTAAAAGGTAAAAGAATTGCTGTACTTGGCGGCGGTGCTTCTGCATTCGATAATGCCAGTTATGCCCTTGCCACCGGTGTGGCGGAGGCTCATGTATTTGTACGGCGGGAACAACTGCCAAGTATTAATCCCATTCGTCAAATGGAACAATCCGGTATGATCGAGCGATACCATGCTCTTCCGGTTGCTGATAAATATGAAGTGATCTCTCATTTCTTCAAATTCAATCAACCCCCAACCAATGATACGTTTAATCGTGCGGCAGCCTGGCCTGGTTTCGAGTTGCATTTGAATTCGCCTTGGCTGAGTGTAGAAGCAACAGAGCAAGGAGCGATTGTTCACACGGCAAAGGGAGCATTTACGTTTGATTTTCTAATTATTAGCACAGGTTTGCTTAGTGATCCGGCACTCCGTCCTGAACTGAAGCTTGTGGAGCCATACATCGCGCGCTGGGAGGACTGTTACCAGGCTCCGCCAGAGCATCGCAATGCATTGCTGGACGCACATCCGTATCTGAGTTCCGGGTTTGCGATGACTAGCAGGAGTGAACAAGGTGAGAAACCGTTGCACGGACTGTTTGTATTTAATTACTCTGCACTTGCCAGCTGCGGTCTGTCGGCATCGGCAATATCGGGGACCAAGAGTGCGGTGCCCAAACTGGTCACTGCCATAGCGGATCAATTGTTCCTCGATGATCGGGAGATTATTTTGCAGCAATTCTATGCGTATGAAGAACAGGAATTTACGGCTACATGGGTGAAAAGTGGTGCCCTCGCTGAGTAA
- a CDS encoding G1 family glutamic endopeptidase, translating to MTDHPHKRRKPCALHQKKKVSSPRFGWISSNCSGYARTGTQNQYRRISAEWTVPYVLPSTRNTYSSAWIGIDGFENSSLIQTGTGHDWFQGKPSYYAWWEILPDAEIIIPHPVSSGHRIRAVIAKLTRKTWCITLSNLTLGWTFRTIQYYSGPQSSAEWIVEAPTVGSSIASMARLTPVTFNMCRLNGQSPAFCPSQKGIMVQGRGIVSIPGAPNRCKDGFTVRRNT from the coding sequence ATGACAGACCACCCACACAAACGTCGCAAACCTTGCGCCCTGCATCAGAAAAAGAAAGTTTCCTCTCCTCGTTTTGGATGGATCTCCTCCAATTGCAGCGGTTATGCTCGCACAGGAACACAGAACCAATACCGTCGCATTTCAGCGGAATGGACTGTCCCCTACGTTCTACCTAGTACCCGTAACACATATTCATCCGCATGGATTGGAATTGATGGTTTCGAGAACAGCAGTCTCATTCAGACCGGAACAGGTCACGACTGGTTTCAAGGCAAGCCCAGCTATTATGCCTGGTGGGAGATCCTTCCTGACGCAGAGATCATCATTCCACATCCCGTTTCCTCTGGTCATCGCATTCGGGCAGTCATCGCCAAACTAACACGCAAAACCTGGTGCATTACTCTCTCTAATCTAACGCTAGGCTGGACTTTCCGTACCATTCAGTATTATTCGGGTCCGCAGTCCTCTGCGGAGTGGATTGTTGAAGCCCCCACTGTAGGGAGCTCCATTGCCTCCATGGCGCGGCTTACCCCCGTAACCTTCAACATGTGCCGATTGAATGGACAGTCTCCTGCTTTTTGTCCCTCTCAAAAAGGGATTATGGTCCAAGGACGAGGTATCGTCTCAATCCCTGGCGCCCCTAATCGGTGCAAAGATGGATTTACAGTTCGTCGCAACACTTGA